Proteins encoded together in one Salvelinus fontinalis isolate EN_2023a chromosome 6, ASM2944872v1, whole genome shotgun sequence window:
- the mrpl18 gene encoding 39S ribosomal protein L18, mitochondrial: MAVLGDLSRTVRFLLGQIQRCGQSGSAINQYQKSVRCMSLAAPKLQPTVDDNEAVNPTFVNRNPRNLEQMALAVKDRGWRTTWPSQTFYHRLVFSRSQHYVTAEVFANGDAVPVLSCSTKEWALKRELGSTRCVAASQAVGEVLAQRCHQAGITRMVYRHIPWQFRSDAVQSFRTAMKEGGVTLSEPRQKFIGN, encoded by the exons ATGGCAGTTTTGGGTGATTTAAGTCGGACCGTGCGGTTTTTACTAGGTCAAATTCAAAGGTGCGGGCAGAGTGGGTCTGCAATCAATCAATATCAGAAATCAG tcCGCTGTATGAGCCTGGCGGCGCCCAAGCTTCAGCCCACTGTAGATGATAATGAAGCCGTGAACCCGACATTTGTGAACAGAAACCCGCGGAACCTGGAGCAGATGGCTCTAGCGGTGAAGGACAGGGGCTGGAGAACAACCTGGCCCTCCCAAACGTTCtaccacag gttGGTTTTCTCTCGCTCCCAGCACTATGTAACAGCTGAGGTGTTTGCCAACGGTGATGCAGTCCCTGTGCTGTCGTGTTCCACCAAAGAGTGGGCCCTGAAGCGTGAGCTGGGTTCTACCCGTTGTGTGGCAGCCAGCCAGGCTGTGGGTGAGGTGCTAGCACAAAGGTGTCATCAAGCTGGAATCACTAGGATGGTGTACAGACACATCCCCTGGCAGTTTCGCTCTGATGCT GTTCAGTCCTTCCGGACAGCAATGAAAGAGGGAGGAGTCACCCTCAGTGAACCGCGGCAGAAATTCATCGGGAACTAA
- the si:ch211-203d1.3 gene encoding protein phosphatase Slingshot homolog 3 encodes MALLTLHRSPSISTAPDESIPRRGRLQKRESFALVKGAVLLLEEGEGEGPHEEMSPNHSPSPLKLGGGASDTQHRQLHAMVSLLRPEDTIKLAVRLESVSSVRVRYLIIVSTFSNKQESILLGMDFPDTDRCQCTIGLVVPVWSDTQVYLDGDGGFSVTSAEKTRIFKPVSIQTMWSVLQALHGCCERAVKGAVIPGCGLDWAQYYYGHVESDRLCLNEWGAMTGLESVRRDSAGQSSTERVSVERQIKEELRDIMRTEDLENITSKQVRSALETRIGMDMKNYKEYIDNEMMVTMAQMDKPSKIFDYLFLGSEWNAANFEELQKNNVGYILNVTREIDNFFPESFSYMNIRVYDVEATDLLSHWKDTYSFINTARQSGQAVLVHCKMGVSRSGSTVVAYAMKQQRWPLEVALSYVTERRPIVQPNDGFMKQLHTYSGILNASQQRHSALWRWKSRAEKEQRKIERAQSAASHSNEEEESEESEEEEEEEEELESPDEVEMEMVFEEPAQMSETDPEAPATEPAAPSTEPSVPNPFITVQVASHSPSRSGRMNLFSLMQSINELEDEDLRNEQIANSHRRSPGQRRRSYRRKGLMHQRAHVDFSPEPSRLSGLRKLEEAEPSKPETGEGDAKTTEVR; translated from the exons ATGGCTCTTCTGACCCTGCATCGTTCGCCGTCCATCTCCACCGCTCCG GATGAAAGCATCCCAAGAAGAGGGAGACTTCAGAAaag AGAGAGCTTTGCTCTGGTCAAAGGGGCCGTCCTGCTCctggaagagggagagggtgaggggccACATGAAGAGATGTCGCCCAATCACTCCCCTTCACCTCTGAAGCTGGGGGGCGGAGCTTcagacacacagcacagacaGCTGCACGCCATGGTGTCACTACTAAGACCAGAGGACACTATCAAACTG GCGGTGAGGTTGGAGTCAGTGAGTTCAGTCAGGGTACGGTATCTGATCATAGTCTCCACCTTCAGTAACAAACAGGAGAGCATTCTACTGGGGATGGACTTCCCCGacacagacag ATGTCAGTGTACTATCGGTCTGGTTGTGCCGGTATGGAGCGACACACAAGTGTATCTGGACGGAGATGG TGGTTTCAGTGTCACATCGGCAGAAAAGACGAGAATCTTCAAGCCTGTTTCCATACAGACTATGTG GTCAGTGCTGCAGGCGCTGCATGGCTGCTGCGAGCGAGCGGTGAAGGGGGCAGTGATCCCAGGCTGTGGGCTGGACTGGGCCCAATACTACTACGGTCATGTGGAGTCTGACCGTCTCTGTCTCAACGAGTGGGGAGCCATGACGGGCCTGGAGTCAGTCAGGAGGGACAGCGCcgggcagag CTCGACAGAGAGGGTGTCTGTGGAGCGGCAGATCAAAGAGGAGCTCAGAGACATCATGAGAACAGAAGACCTAGAGAATATCACCTCCAAACAG GTCCGCAGTGCCCTGGAGACCAGGATAGGCATGGACATGAAGAACTACAAGGAATACATCGACAACGAGATGATGGTCACCATGGCGCAGATGGACAAGCCCTCCAAAATATTTGACTACTTGTTCCTG GGCTCTGAGTGGAATGCTGCCAACTTTGAGGAGCTACAGAAAAACAA TGTGGGCTACATCCTGAACGTGACGCGGGAGATTGACAACTTCTTCCCAGAATCCTTCAGCTACATGAATATCAGAGTGTACGACGTGGAGGCTACAGACCTGCTGTCACACTGGAAAGACACATACTCCTTCATCAACACAGCCAG GCAGAGTGGCCAGGCGGTGCTAGTGCACTGTAAGATGGGTGTGTCTCGCTCTGGTTCCACGGTGGTGGCCTACGCCATGAAGCAGCAGCGCTGGCCCCTGGAGGTGGCTCTGTCCTACGTCACGGAACGCAGGCCCATCGTCCAGCCCAACGACGGCTTCATGAAGCAGCTCCACACCTACAGCGGCATCCTCAACGCCAG TCAGCAGCGCCACAGCGCTCTCTGGAGGTGGAAGTCACGGGCAGAGAAGGAGCAGCGGAAGATTGAGAGAGCGCAGTCTGCTGCTTCACACAgcaatgaggaggaggaaagcgaagagagcgaggaggaggaagaggaagaagaagagttgGAAAGTCCAGATGAAGTTGAAATGGAGATG GTATTTGAAGAGCCTGCCCAAATGTCTGAGACTGACCCAGAAGCTCCAGCCACAGAACCGGCTGCTCCATCCACGGAACCGTCTGTACCCAATCCCTTCATCACTGTACAG GTGGCTTCTCACAGCCCCAGTCGCAGTGGCAGGATGAACCTCTTCTCTCTCATGCAGTCCATCAACGAACTGGAAGACGAGGACCTAAGGAATGAACAG ATTGCCAACAGTCACCGGAGGTCTCCAGGGCAACGGAGGCGGAGTTATAGACGGAAAGGCCTCATGCATCAAAGGGCCCATGTGGACTTTTCACCTGAGCCAAGCCGCCTATCAGGACTCAGAAAACTGGAAGAGGCGGAGCCAAGCAAACCTGAGACCGGGGAAGGAGATGCCAAGACAACGGAGGTGCGGTAA
- the LOC129857989 gene encoding glyoxylate reductase/hydroxypyruvate reductase-like, producing MHTAQKIMKVFITRRIPQEGLKILSQAGVCKVSLWDSDEPVPRAELLKGVAGAHGLLCLLSDKIDTEVLDAAGPNLKVISTLSVGFDHMAMDEIKKRGVRVGYTPDVLTDATAELTVALLLATARRLPEGVVEVINGGWSTWKPLWLCGYGLSGSTVGVIGLGRIGMAIARRLKPFGVKKLLYSGRTAKSYAAEVEGEYVPLDTLVSESDFVVVSCALTPDTQGLCNKDFFCKMKNTAVFINTSRGAVVNQEDLYQALSSGQIACAGLDVTTPEPLPTDHPLLTLKNCVVLPHIGSATYSTRGIMAELSSNNLLAGLQGTDMPSELKF from the exons ATGCATACTGCACAGAAAATCATGAAGGTTTTCATAACAAGACGCATCCCACAGGAGGGATTGAAGATTCTGTCACAGGCTGGAGT ATGTAAGGTTTCACTGTGGGACTCGGATGAGCCTGTTCCAAGGGCGGAGCTTCTGAAGGGCGTGGCGGGGGCCCATGGCCTGCTGTGTCTCCTGTCGGACAAGATCGACACTGAAGTTCTGGACGCAGCAG GTCCAAACCTGAAGGTGATAAGTACCTTATCTGTCGGATTTGACCACATGGCCATGGATGAGATCAAGAAACG AGGGGTGCGTGTGGGCTATACTCCAGACGTCCTGACTGATGCCACGGCGGAGCTGACCGTCGCCCTGCTCCTGGCTACAGCTCGGCGGCTACCAGAGGGCGTGGTGGAGGTTATAAA tggagGCTGGAGCACCTGGAAACCTCTGTGGTTGTGTGGTTATGGTCTGTCAGGCAGCACTGTTGGTGTCATTGGACTGGGACGCATAG GTATGGCCAtagccaggaggctgaaaccgtTTGGAGTGAAGAAGCTCCTGTACTCTGGAAGGACAGCCAAATCATATGCTGCTGAAGTGGAAGGAGAATACG TGCCCTTGGACACGCTGGTGTCTGAGAGTGATTTTGTTGTGGTGTCCTGCGCCCTCACACCAGATACCCAGGGGCTGTGTAACAAGGACTTCTTCTGCAAGATGAAGAACACTGCTGTCTTCATCAACACCAGCAG gggTGCAGTAGTGAATCAGGAGGATCTGTATCAGGCTCTGTCCAGTGGTCAGATAGCTTGCGCTGGGCTGGATGTCACAACCCCAGAACCACTCCCCACCGACCACCCCCTCCTCACCCTCAAAAACTGTG tGGTCTTACCCCACATTGGCAGTGCCACCTACTCCACACGTGGCATCATggcagagctgtcctccaacaacCTGCTGGCAGGCCTACAGGGCACAGACATGCCCAGCGAACTCAAATTCTAG